A genomic segment from Pararge aegeria chromosome 15, ilParAegt1.1, whole genome shotgun sequence encodes:
- the LOC120630050 gene encoding circadian clock-controlled protein daywake-like, with protein MILRAAFGIMCFVLSSCSLGYGKLAPDFIHPCNATTRECLVKATQDAIPDFVKGIPSLDVPSLDPFVIERLSIPLNGLKVTFYKGKVTGFRKCIVDNVISELDKRHFVLEFHCNLTIKGQYDAVGRILLFPINGEGDAKVKLTNLRMKVDINTKYVKDKQGIDYFGIKSYKYSFDYGDRVHFDLKNLFKESKELSETVLNFLNENWKTVAEEFGKPLVDYAVDLAIRTIEVFFNKVPYSELIYVPLPA; from the exons CCGACTTCATCCACCCTTGCAACGCGACAACAAGGGAATGCCTTGTAAAGGCAACTCAGGACGCCATCCCGGACTTCGTGAAAGGCATTCCCAGCCTAGACGTGCCTTCTTTAGACCCTTTTGTGATCGAAAGGCTGTCGATACCGCTGAATGGGCTAAAAGTTACATTTTACAAGGGAAAAGTCACGGGCTTTAGGAAATGTATTGTGGATAACGTCAT ATCCGAATTGGACAAAAGACACTTTGTTTTGGAATTCCATTGCAATCTAACAATCAAAGGCCAGTACGACGCAGTTGGTAGAATTCTTCTATTTCCTATCAACGGAGAAGGGGATGCTAAAGTTAAACTAA caaATCTAAGAATGAAAGTGGATATCAACACGAAATACGTTAAAGACAAACAAGGCATCGACTACTTCGGGATTAAGAGCTACAAATATTCCTTCGATTACGGTGACCGCGTGCATTTTGACCTCAAGAACCTCTTCAAGGAAAGCAAAGAACTAA GTGAAACAGTATTAAATTTCCTAAATGAAAATTGGAAGACCGTCGCCGAAGAATTCGGGAAACCTCTCGTTGATTACGCAGTAGATTTAGCGATTAGGACCATAGAGGTATTCTTTAATAAGGTTCCTTACAGTGAATTGATCTACGTCCCATTGCCggcttga